A stretch of Amycolatopsis balhimycina FH 1894 DNA encodes these proteins:
- a CDS encoding amidohydrolase — MRVDTVYENATVWTGTGVTSAVAVLHGRVVALGDDALSLSARSRIDLAGGFVVPGFHDAHNHMAWFGMSLDDVPLSDCRSVEEVYDAVAARAATLPPGNWVVGSGYDQNKLAGGHPDRHGLDRAAPGMLVRLKHTSGHMTVVNSAVLDQLDLANVPVGGDVVHADGSPTGLLREQAQLLLRPLTYPTPVSRVVRGLERASEQYLAEGITSVQEAGIGGGLVGETPAELAAYQLARDRGVLRVRSTVMVAASVLHDLPDGAGFGLDLGLRTGLGDEWLRVGPMKLFADGSLVGRTCAMHDPFDGEPENRGYFQVPEESLADTIRRAHDAGWQIATHAIGDRAITVVLDAYEAALAASPRTDHRHRIEHCAVLQPTELTRLASLGLIASPQGRFVNELGDGMRAALGESRVPWCYRLRSVLEAGCVLPASSDRPVVKGAPLLALADMVRRRTASGAPFAPEEALTPEQALRAYTYGSAYATFAERDLGTLEPGKLADLAVLSGSPLDESALDDPAFEELRVQGTAVGGELRYQA; from the coding sequence ATGCGGGTCGACACGGTCTACGAGAACGCCACGGTGTGGACGGGCACCGGCGTCACCAGCGCAGTCGCCGTCCTGCACGGCCGGGTCGTCGCGCTCGGGGACGATGCCCTTTCCCTTTCGGCGCGCTCGCGGATCGACTTGGCCGGCGGGTTCGTCGTGCCGGGGTTCCACGACGCGCACAACCACATGGCGTGGTTCGGGATGAGCCTCGACGACGTCCCGCTCAGCGACTGCCGCAGTGTCGAGGAGGTCTATGACGCCGTCGCCGCGCGAGCCGCGACGCTGCCGCCCGGGAACTGGGTGGTCGGGAGCGGGTACGACCAGAACAAGCTCGCGGGCGGCCACCCGGACCGGCACGGTCTCGACCGCGCCGCGCCGGGGATGCTGGTGCGGCTCAAGCACACGTCCGGCCACATGACCGTGGTCAACTCGGCCGTGCTCGACCAGCTCGACCTGGCCAACGTGCCGGTGGGCGGCGATGTCGTGCACGCCGACGGCTCGCCGACCGGGCTTTTGCGCGAGCAGGCCCAGCTGCTGCTGCGGCCGCTGACCTACCCGACGCCGGTCTCGCGGGTGGTCCGCGGGCTCGAGCGCGCGTCCGAGCAGTACCTGGCCGAGGGCATCACCAGCGTCCAGGAGGCCGGGATCGGCGGCGGGCTGGTCGGCGAGACGCCCGCCGAGCTGGCCGCGTACCAGCTCGCGCGCGACCGCGGCGTGCTGCGCGTGCGCAGCACGGTGATGGTCGCCGCGAGCGTGCTGCACGACCTGCCCGACGGCGCCGGCTTCGGCCTGGACCTCGGCCTGCGCACCGGTTTGGGCGACGAATGGCTGCGCGTCGGCCCGATGAAGTTGTTCGCCGACGGTTCGCTCGTCGGGCGCACCTGCGCGATGCACGACCCGTTCGACGGCGAGCCGGAGAACCGCGGCTACTTCCAGGTGCCCGAGGAGTCACTGGCGGACACGATCCGCCGCGCGCACGACGCGGGCTGGCAGATCGCGACGCACGCGATCGGCGACCGCGCGATCACCGTCGTCCTCGACGCGTACGAAGCCGCGTTGGCCGCTTCGCCGCGTACGGACCACCGACACCGCATCGAGCACTGCGCGGTGCTTCAGCCCACGGAGTTGACTCGGCTCGCTTCGCTCGGGCTGATCGCTTCGCCGCAGGGACGGTTCGTCAACGAGCTCGGCGACGGCATGCGCGCCGCCCTCGGCGAGTCACGCGTCCCCTGGTGCTACCGCCTGCGAAGCGTCCTCGAAGCGGGTTGCGTGCTTCCCGCGTCTTCGGACCGCCCGGTCGTGAAGGGCGCGCCACTGCTCGCACTGGCCGACATGGTGCGTCGGCGCACGGCGTCCGGCGCGCCCTTCGCACCCGAAGAGGCGCTGACGCCGGAGCAGGCGTTGCGCGCGTACACGTATGGCTCGGCGTACGCGACCTTCGCGGAGCGTGACCTGGGCACGCTCGAACCCGGGAAGCTCGCCGATTTAGCCGTGTTGTCCGGTTCGCCCCTGGACGAGTCCGCTTTGGACGACCCTGCTTTTGAAGAACTCCGCGTGCAAGGCACCGCCGTCGGCGGCGAACTGCGTTATCAAGCGTGA
- a CDS encoding enoyl-CoA hydratase/isomerase family protein: MPTVEFAVEDGIAQIRLNRPERLNAVAAVLVDDFLVALDAAARSDARVVVLSGNGRAFCAGHDLKEPTPEGDSRARLDRLQDVTRRLRGLRQPVVAAVHGYAIGAGAEFALGCDLILAAEDAVFAFPEVSLGLSVTGAASRLLPLLVGPLKAKELLLLGERFDGRKAAGLGMVNAAVPAGQLQAEALSWAKRIAEHPPEAAAMAKRVLDASTDIEPALELEVSHALITEHSAAVAASTEAFRSRV; encoded by the coding sequence ATGCCCACCGTGGAGTTCGCCGTCGAGGACGGCATCGCGCAGATCCGGCTGAACCGGCCCGAGCGGCTGAACGCCGTCGCCGCCGTCCTGGTCGACGACTTCCTCGTCGCTCTCGACGCGGCCGCCCGCAGCGACGCCCGCGTGGTCGTCCTCTCCGGGAACGGACGCGCCTTCTGTGCGGGCCACGACCTCAAGGAACCCACCCCCGAGGGTGACTCGCGGGCGCGGCTGGACCGGCTTCAGGACGTCACGCGGCGGCTGCGCGGGCTGCGCCAGCCGGTCGTCGCGGCGGTGCACGGCTACGCGATCGGCGCCGGCGCGGAGTTCGCGCTCGGCTGCGACCTGATCCTGGCCGCCGAGGACGCCGTGTTCGCGTTCCCCGAGGTCTCGCTCGGCCTGAGCGTCACCGGCGCGGCGTCGCGGCTGCTGCCCCTGCTGGTCGGCCCGCTCAAGGCGAAGGAACTGCTCCTGCTCGGCGAGCGCTTCGACGGCCGCAAGGCCGCCGGACTGGGCATGGTCAACGCCGCCGTGCCCGCCGGGCAGCTGCAGGCCGAGGCGCTGAGCTGGGCGAAGCGGATCGCGGAGCACCCGCCCGAGGCGGCAGCCATGGCGAAGCGCGTCCTCGACGCGAGCACCGACATCGAGCCCGCTCTCGAACTCGAAGTCAGCCACGCCCTGATCACCGAGCACTCGGCCGCGGTCGCCGCGTCCACGGAAGCGTTCCGGAGCCGGGTGTGA
- a CDS encoding ArsR/SmtB family transcription factor has translation MVQRPEKRVLTGADLKAFYKALANPVRRDILAYLGKHGEANSTSVAKALGESTGTTSYHLRKLADLELIEELEDRGDGRERWWKSRSKDIYTPPGLELTPDEREAMLKLGALKMSHDLGLVTRAYAGYEKSEGWNQIYRSGLHLTKDQVTSFVEEYQNLVWKYVSEPGQHPEGSRSLAIRLIVVPEEDGPSS, from the coding sequence ATGGTCCAACGTCCCGAAAAACGCGTGCTCACCGGCGCGGATCTCAAGGCCTTCTACAAGGCACTGGCCAACCCGGTGCGCCGCGACATCCTGGCCTACCTGGGCAAACACGGCGAAGCGAACTCGACGAGCGTCGCGAAGGCCCTCGGCGAGAGCACCGGGACGACCAGCTACCACCTCCGCAAGCTCGCCGACCTGGAGCTGATCGAAGAGCTCGAGGACCGCGGGGACGGCCGCGAGCGCTGGTGGAAGTCGCGCTCAAAAGACATCTACACCCCGCCCGGGCTCGAACTGACCCCGGACGAGCGCGAGGCGATGCTCAAGCTCGGCGCGCTCAAGATGAGTCACGACCTCGGTCTGGTCACCCGCGCGTACGCGGGCTACGAGAAGTCCGAGGGCTGGAACCAGATCTACCGCTCCGGCCTGCACCTGACGAAGGACCAGGTCACGTCGTTCGTCGAGGAATACCAGAACCTGGTGTGGAAGTACGTCAGCGAGCCGGGGCAGCACCCCGAAGGCTCGCGGTCGCTGGCCATCCGGCTCATCGTGGTGCCCGAAGAAGACGGGCCTTCATCCTGA
- a CDS encoding biotin-dependent carboxyltransferase family protein — protein MKLEVVRPGFSTTVQDLGRPGHAALGVGRSGAADRESFRLANRLVGNPAGAAALEVTLGGLVLRASGLSTVAVTGASCPLSKGGPNGPITLWPGEELALGTAVSGLRCYVAVRGGIDVPPVLGSRATDTLGKLGPPPVTAGMLLPVGPAPRAFPVVDLAPRAAWPDAPVLRVTPGPRRDWFAAPDELLSTVYTVSPDSDRVGIRLTGPALSRARHDELPSEACVPGSLQVPPSGRPILFHADHPTTGGYPVIAVVEEDDLDLAAQLRPGQTVRFRPAS, from the coding sequence GTGAAGCTGGAAGTGGTCCGGCCGGGGTTCTCGACGACGGTGCAGGACCTCGGCCGCCCGGGCCACGCGGCGCTCGGCGTCGGCCGGTCCGGCGCGGCCGACCGCGAGTCGTTCCGGCTGGCCAACCGGCTCGTCGGGAACCCGGCCGGGGCCGCGGCCCTGGAGGTCACGCTCGGCGGTCTGGTGCTGCGCGCGTCGGGCCTGTCCACCGTGGCGGTCACCGGCGCTTCCTGCCCGCTCTCGAAGGGCGGGCCGAACGGGCCGATCACGTTGTGGCCCGGGGAGGAACTCGCGCTCGGCACGGCCGTTTCCGGTCTGCGTTGTTACGTCGCGGTGCGCGGCGGGATCGACGTACCGCCGGTGCTCGGCTCCCGGGCGACGGACACGCTCGGGAAGCTCGGCCCGCCACCGGTGACGGCCGGGATGCTGCTGCCGGTCGGCCCGGCCCCGCGCGCCTTCCCCGTCGTGGACCTCGCGCCCCGGGCGGCCTGGCCGGACGCGCCGGTGCTGCGCGTGACACCGGGTCCGCGTCGCGACTGGTTCGCCGCGCCGGACGAGCTGCTGTCCACTGTGTACACCGTGTCACCGGATTCGGACCGCGTCGGCATCCGGCTCACCGGGCCCGCCCTTTCGCGCGCGCGGCACGACGAGCTGCCGTCGGAGGCGTGCGTACCGGGATCGCTGCAGGTGCCGCCGTCGGGCCGGCCGATCCTGTTCCACGCCGACCACCCGACGACCGGCGGCTATCCGGTGATCGCGGTCGTCGAGGAGGACGACCTCGATCTGGCGGCCCAGCTGCGGCCGGGCCAGACAGTGCGCTTCCGTCCCGCGTCGTGA
- a CDS encoding zinc-binding dehydrogenase, translating to MRAVVMEEFRVPPVVRDVPEPVAAPGGAVIEVDATGVCRSDWHTWQGHDTAVQLPHVAGHELAGRIVALGEGVRGWELGARVTVPFVCACGSCAQCARGDQQICDREFQPGATHWGSFAERVAIEHAETNLVALPDSLGSAEAAALGCRFGTAFRAVLRQGRVSAGQWVSVYGCGGVGISAVLLAVAAGAKVVAVDVSPSALQLAAKSGAALTVDSAAFDGPEAVAAHVRELTGGGTHVSLDCLGSPSTCAASVGSLRKRGRHVQAGLMPPAQGVAPIPMHRVVGGELELAGVHGLQAHEYPELLRVVETAGIDLAALIGRRIGLDDVPAALAAMNDPVPAHAGVTVVTFRD from the coding sequence ATGCGAGCTGTGGTGATGGAGGAGTTCCGGGTCCCGCCCGTGGTGCGGGACGTGCCGGAGCCGGTGGCCGCCCCGGGTGGCGCGGTGATCGAGGTCGACGCCACCGGCGTGTGCCGCAGCGACTGGCACACGTGGCAGGGCCACGACACCGCGGTGCAGCTGCCGCACGTCGCCGGGCACGAGCTCGCCGGCCGGATCGTCGCGCTGGGCGAGGGCGTCCGCGGCTGGGAGCTCGGCGCGCGCGTCACCGTGCCGTTCGTCTGCGCCTGCGGGTCCTGTGCCCAGTGCGCCCGCGGTGACCAGCAGATCTGCGACCGCGAGTTCCAGCCCGGCGCGACGCACTGGGGGTCGTTCGCCGAGCGCGTCGCGATCGAGCACGCCGAGACGAACCTGGTGGCCCTGCCGGACTCGCTCGGCTCGGCCGAGGCCGCGGCGCTGGGCTGCCGGTTCGGCACGGCGTTCCGCGCGGTGCTGCGGCAGGGCCGGGTCAGCGCGGGGCAGTGGGTGTCGGTGTACGGCTGCGGCGGCGTCGGGATCTCCGCGGTGCTGCTGGCCGTCGCGGCGGGCGCGAAGGTCGTCGCCGTCGACGTCTCGCCGTCCGCGCTCCAGCTCGCCGCGAAGTCGGGGGCCGCGCTGACCGTCGACTCGGCCGCGTTCGACGGCCCGGAAGCCGTCGCCGCGCACGTCCGGGAGCTGACCGGCGGCGGTACGCACGTTTCGCTCGACTGCCTCGGCTCGCCGTCGACGTGCGCCGCCTCGGTCGGCAGCCTCCGCAAGCGCGGCCGGCACGTCCAGGCCGGCCTGATGCCGCCGGCGCAGGGCGTCGCGCCGATCCCGATGCACCGGGTCGTCGGCGGCGAGCTGGAGCTGGCCGGGGTCCACGGCCTGCAGGCCCACGAGTACCCGGAACTGCTGCGCGTCGTCGAGACGGCCGGGATCGACCTCGCCGCGCTGATCGGCCGCCGGATCGGGCTGGACGACGTCCCGGCGGCGCTGGCCGCGATGAACGACCCCGTTCCGGCCCACGCCGGCGTCACTGTCGTGACATTCCGTGACTGA
- a CDS encoding GNAT family N-acetyltransferase yields MPVRDAVFEDIEEICALIEEHAVYEDNHDLKLDRAEMSGHLFGPDPKAWVLIATPPGEPGTVAGFAFCSWNFSTWEARPGIWLDDLFVRPAHRRYGLGSELLDELRTRTTGRVEWDMQAGNEKAEAFYAQLGAEPVPGWVRYRWRT; encoded by the coding sequence ATGCCCGTCCGCGACGCCGTCTTCGAAGACATCGAAGAGATCTGCGCGCTCATCGAAGAGCACGCCGTCTACGAGGACAACCACGACCTGAAGCTGGACCGCGCCGAGATGAGCGGCCACCTGTTCGGGCCGGACCCGAAGGCGTGGGTGCTCATCGCGACCCCGCCCGGCGAGCCCGGCACGGTGGCCGGCTTCGCCTTCTGCAGCTGGAACTTCTCCACGTGGGAGGCCCGGCCGGGGATCTGGCTGGACGACCTGTTCGTCCGTCCCGCGCACCGGCGCTACGGGCTCGGCAGCGAGCTGCTGGACGAGCTGCGCACCCGCACGACCGGGCGCGTCGAGTGGGACATGCAGGCCGGCAACGAAAAAGCGGAGGCGTTCTACGCCCAGCTCGGCGCCGAGCCGGTCCCCGGCTGGGTCCGCTACCGCTGGCGAACGTGA
- a CDS encoding alpha-ketoglutarate-dependent dioxygenase AlkB family protein, which yields MDALLPRPRAEVAPGAVHLPGWLGFDEQRALVAACRGWSGYRHTRLPNGGVMSVKSVCLGWHWYPHGYSRTTGEGTPVPPFPDWLGDLGRRALAAAYDEPSEAYAPDIALVNFYDATAKMGLHQDKDERSPDPVVSFSLGDACVFRFGNTETRGRPYTDVELCSGDVFVFGGPSRLAYHGVPKTLPGTADPALGLDGRLNITLRVSGF from the coding sequence ATGGACGCCCTTCTCCCGCGCCCGCGCGCCGAGGTCGCGCCCGGCGCCGTGCACCTCCCCGGCTGGCTCGGCTTCGACGAGCAGCGCGCGCTCGTCGCGGCCTGCCGAGGCTGGTCCGGCTACCGCCACACCCGGCTGCCGAACGGCGGCGTGATGTCGGTGAAGTCCGTCTGTCTCGGCTGGCACTGGTACCCGCACGGCTACTCGCGCACGACCGGCGAGGGGACGCCGGTGCCGCCGTTCCCGGACTGGCTCGGCGACCTCGGCCGCCGCGCGCTGGCGGCCGCGTACGACGAGCCGTCCGAGGCGTACGCGCCGGACATCGCGCTGGTCAACTTCTACGACGCCACCGCGAAGATGGGGCTGCACCAGGACAAGGACGAGCGCAGCCCCGACCCGGTGGTGTCGTTCAGCCTCGGCGACGCCTGCGTGTTCCGCTTCGGCAACACCGAAACCCGCGGCCGCCCGTACACCGACGTCGAACTGTGCTCGGGTGACGTGTTCGTCTTCGGCGGCCCGTCCCGGCTCGCCTACCACGGCGTGCCGAAGACGCTGCCGGGCACGGCGGACCCGGCGCTGGGTCTCGACGGGCGGCTGAACATCACGCTGCGGGTGTCCGGCTTCTAG
- a CDS encoding TetR/AcrR family transcriptional regulator: protein MSSRERVRAAAVKLFATKGFHGTGIRDLAQEAELSSASLYHYMGTKEDLLAEIMHTALNRLLDAAREATAGGGDPVHRLRTLVALHVLAHAVGPAETRVVDNEVDVLSPAAREPVVALRDAYERLWAAAIDEGVAAGVFRVAHPAVTRLALLEMCSGVARWYSPRGPLALDQLAEHYAELASRALGCTAPPGVHDLARCREIIAKEWGMSV from the coding sequence GTGAGCAGCCGGGAGCGGGTCCGCGCGGCGGCGGTGAAGCTGTTCGCCACCAAGGGCTTCCACGGCACCGGCATCCGGGATCTCGCGCAGGAGGCGGAACTCTCCTCGGCCAGCCTGTACCACTACATGGGCACCAAGGAGGATCTCCTCGCGGAGATCATGCACACGGCGCTGAACCGGCTGCTCGACGCGGCGCGCGAGGCGACCGCGGGCGGCGGCGACCCGGTGCACCGGCTGCGGACGCTGGTCGCGCTGCACGTCCTCGCGCACGCCGTCGGTCCGGCGGAAACCCGGGTGGTGGACAACGAAGTCGACGTGCTGTCCCCGGCCGCGCGCGAGCCCGTCGTGGCCCTGCGCGACGCCTACGAACGGCTGTGGGCCGCGGCCATCGACGAAGGCGTCGCGGCCGGGGTGTTCCGGGTGGCGCACCCGGCGGTGACCCGGCTGGCTCTGCTGGAGATGTGCAGCGGCGTCGCGAGGTGGTATTCCCCACGCGGCCCGCTGGCGCTGGACCAGCTCGCCGAGCACTACGCGGAGCTGGCGTCGAGGGCGCTGGGCTGCACCGCACCGCCCGGCGTCCACGACTTGGCACGCTGCCGGGAAATCATCGCGAAAGAGTGGGGCATGTCCGTTTAG
- a CDS encoding metal-dependent transcriptional regulator: MGDGSVRRSSSVEDYVRVIYGLVERGEAVTNASLAGRLEVSPSSASGMVTKLSQLGLVTHVPYRGIELTADGRLLARSVLRRHRLIETYLVSELGYTWDEVHAEADALEHAVSDRLVERIAAKLGNPVRDPHGDPIPAPDGSVEEIPVRILDDLPPGAVGEIVRVWDTDPELLRYLTEHAINLGERIEVVERQPFGGPMVVKVGSPPDAATHAIGKEIAQALSVTLR; encoded by the coding sequence ATGGGAGATGGTTCGGTTCGGCGGTCCTCGTCGGTCGAGGACTACGTCCGGGTGATCTACGGCCTGGTCGAGCGGGGTGAGGCGGTCACCAACGCGTCGCTCGCCGGCCGGCTGGAGGTCAGCCCGTCCTCGGCGTCGGGGATGGTCACGAAGCTGTCCCAGCTCGGCCTGGTCACGCACGTGCCGTACCGCGGCATCGAGCTCACCGCCGACGGCAGGCTGCTGGCGCGGTCGGTGCTGCGGCGGCACCGGCTGATCGAGACGTACCTGGTTTCGGAGCTCGGCTACACCTGGGACGAGGTCCACGCCGAGGCCGACGCGCTCGAGCACGCGGTGTCCGACCGGCTGGTCGAGCGCATCGCGGCGAAGCTGGGCAACCCGGTCCGCGACCCCCACGGCGACCCGATCCCGGCCCCCGACGGCAGCGTCGAGGAAATACCGGTCCGCATCCTCGACGACCTCCCGCCGGGCGCGGTCGGCGAGATCGTGCGGGTCTGGGACACCGACCCGGAGCTGCTGCGGTACCTGACGGAACACGCGATCAACCTGGGCGAACGCATCGAGGTCGTCGAGCGTCAGCCGTTCGGGGGACCGATGGTGGTGAAGGTGGGCTCCCCGCCCGACGCGGCCACGCACGCCATCGGCAAGGAGATCGCGCAGGCCTTGTCGGTCACCCTGCGCTGA
- a CDS encoding LLM class flavin-dependent oxidoreductase, whose amino-acid sequence MKPFRFGIVAGYAPDLTSWTAQAERVEKLGFDTLLATDPVGTADPFVLLGAAAAVTLDLTVGTFVLADPFRDARTLDWQVRTLHQQTGGRFELGLGIGRPGGEVHAGTLGREYPSPGERITRMAETITYLKRTADRPRLMLAGGGPKMLALAAQEADIVTLSWGPKTTETEAQSIVDRFRALAGPRLPEIELSLNLMAVGDEPSPAIARWAGVDVPELAAGGAVTVLPADPGQAAEKLLRWRERWGISYVTINSGYAEPFAVIADEVRKAGG is encoded by the coding sequence ATGAAACCCTTCCGCTTCGGCATCGTCGCCGGCTACGCACCCGACCTCACGTCATGGACCGCCCAGGCCGAGCGGGTCGAGAAGCTCGGCTTCGACACCCTGCTCGCCACCGATCCCGTCGGCACCGCCGACCCCTTCGTCCTCCTCGGGGCCGCTGCCGCGGTCACCCTGGACCTCACCGTCGGTACCTTCGTGCTCGCCGACCCCTTCCGCGACGCCAGGACGCTCGACTGGCAGGTGCGGACGCTGCACCAGCAGACCGGCGGCCGGTTCGAGCTCGGGCTCGGCATCGGACGGCCCGGTGGCGAGGTGCACGCCGGCACGCTCGGGCGGGAGTACCCCTCACCGGGTGAGCGCATCACACGGATGGCCGAGACGATCACCTACCTCAAGCGCACGGCCGACCGGCCACGGCTGATGCTCGCCGGCGGCGGCCCGAAAATGCTGGCCCTCGCCGCGCAAGAAGCCGACATCGTCACGCTCAGCTGGGGACCGAAGACCACCGAAACCGAAGCGCAGTCCATTGTGGATCGATTCCGCGCGCTCGCGGGCCCGCGGCTGCCCGAGATCGAGCTCAGCCTGAACCTGATGGCCGTCGGGGACGAGCCGTCACCCGCGATCGCTCGCTGGGCCGGGGTCGACGTGCCCGAGCTCGCCGCCGGCGGTGCGGTCACCGTCCTGCCCGCCGACCCCGGGCAGGCCGCGGAAAAGCTTCTCCGGTGGCGGGAGCGGTGGGGGATTTCCTACGTCACGATCAACTCCGGCTATGCGGAACCGTTCGCCGTGATCGCCGACGAGGTGCGCAAGGCAGGTGGGTGA
- a CDS encoding 5-oxoprolinase subunit B family protein, with protein sequence MTVRLLPCGRRAVLVESDDVLGFQAALTQSLPDGVEELVPAARTLLVRFDPSVTDADRLGALLRQVSPVDSAVSEAGEVVIPVVYDGEDLDGVAAETGLSVGSLISRHTAGTYISAFCGFAPGFAYLAGSDPLLHVSRRSSPRTRIPPGSVAIAGEYSAVYPSASPGGWRLLGRTDVPVWDVERDPPNLLPPGTKVRFEAVTP encoded by the coding sequence ATGACCGTCCGGCTGCTGCCGTGCGGGCGGCGCGCGGTGCTGGTGGAATCCGACGACGTGCTGGGCTTCCAGGCGGCCCTGACGCAGTCGCTGCCGGACGGCGTCGAGGAGCTCGTCCCGGCGGCCCGGACGCTGCTGGTCCGCTTCGACCCCTCGGTGACCGACGCGGACCGCCTGGGCGCCCTGCTGCGTCAAGTGTCTCCTGTGGACAGTGCGGTGTCGGAAGCGGGCGAGGTGGTGATCCCGGTGGTCTACGACGGCGAAGACCTGGACGGCGTCGCCGCGGAGACGGGGTTGAGCGTGGGTTCGCTGATCTCACGGCACACCGCGGGGACGTACATTTCGGCCTTTTGTGGCTTCGCGCCGGGGTTCGCGTACCTGGCGGGGTCGGATCCGCTGCTGCACGTGTCACGCCGGTCGTCGCCGCGCACCCGCATCCCGCCCGGCTCGGTCGCGATCGCGGGCGAGTACAGCGCGGTCTACCCGAGCGCGTCCCCCGGCGGCTGGCGGCTGCTGGGCCGGACGGACGTGCCGGTGTGGGACGTCGAACGCGATCCGCCGAACCTGTTGCCACCGGGCACGAAGGTCCGTTTCGAGGCGGTGACGCCGTGA
- a CDS encoding ATP-dependent acyl-CoA ligase, with translation MTPLTEIGTLAQLVTRAAALWPDRTAWVFDHLDRTFTFADVDRESSRLAAALAERGIEPGDRVAVMLRNQPEFPLVWLALAKIGAQLVPVNTNYQEFDGAHVLRHSGAKLAVAAPEFTDLLDRIGLTEVITPASLSRESADLGAPLSRESGAFTPVPELPVNIQYTSGTTGAPKGCVLPNRYWTTLAVSLATDFPAVGEDDVILTAQPFHYIDPQWNVALGLAGGATLVVLDRFHPSTFWAKVREHGVTWFYCLGLMPALLLRQEPSEADRDHRVRAICASAIPHDLHAELEARWGVPWYEAFGMTETGGDIRMTAADHDETVGTGCIGRPSRDREVLIAGDDGKPVPRGETGQLLIRGIGLMHGYHDDPEATAKAFGNGWFHTGDLARMDTAGRVYYVGRTKDMIRRSGENVSADEVERALLLHPAVRLAAVVAVPDELRGEEIKAYVVCDGDRPEPAELAAFCAGKLAYFKVPRFWAFAEGLPMTPSERVAKGELRKVTDPRAGSWDAKAEAWL, from the coding sequence GTGACGCCCCTCACCGAGATCGGGACCCTCGCGCAGCTCGTCACGCGGGCTGCCGCGCTGTGGCCGGACCGCACGGCCTGGGTGTTCGATCACCTGGACCGGACGTTCACCTTCGCCGACGTCGACCGCGAAAGCTCCCGGCTCGCCGCGGCACTGGCCGAACGCGGCATCGAGCCGGGCGACCGGGTCGCCGTGATGCTGCGCAACCAGCCGGAGTTCCCGCTCGTCTGGCTGGCGCTGGCGAAGATCGGGGCGCAACTGGTGCCGGTCAACACGAACTACCAGGAGTTCGACGGCGCCCACGTCCTCCGCCACTCCGGCGCGAAGCTGGCCGTCGCCGCCCCGGAGTTCACCGATCTCCTCGACCGGATCGGCCTCACCGAGGTCATCACGCCAGCGTCGCTTTCACGTGAAAGCGCCGACCTGGGGGCGCCACTTTCACGTGAAAGTGGCGCCTTCACCCCGGTGCCCGAGCTGCCGGTCAACATCCAGTACACCTCCGGCACCACCGGCGCCCCCAAGGGCTGTGTCCTGCCGAACCGCTACTGGACGACCCTCGCGGTGAGCCTGGCCACCGACTTCCCCGCGGTCGGCGAGGACGACGTCATCCTGACCGCGCAGCCGTTCCACTACATCGATCCACAGTGGAACGTCGCGTTGGGACTCGCCGGCGGCGCCACCCTCGTGGTCCTGGACCGCTTCCACCCGAGCACGTTCTGGGCGAAGGTGCGCGAGCACGGCGTCACCTGGTTCTACTGCCTCGGCCTGATGCCGGCGCTGCTGCTGCGGCAGGAACCGTCCGAAGCCGACCGCGACCACCGCGTCCGCGCGATCTGCGCGTCCGCGATCCCGCACGACCTGCACGCCGAGCTGGAGGCGCGCTGGGGTGTGCCGTGGTACGAGGCGTTCGGGATGACCGAAACCGGCGGCGACATCCGGATGACCGCCGCCGACCACGACGAGACCGTCGGCACCGGCTGCATCGGGCGGCCGAGCCGCGACCGCGAGGTGCTGATCGCCGGCGACGACGGGAAGCCGGTGCCGCGCGGGGAAACCGGGCAGCTGCTGATCCGCGGGATCGGGCTGATGCACGGCTACCACGACGATCCGGAAGCGACGGCGAAGGCGTTCGGGAACGGCTGGTTCCACACCGGCGATCTGGCCCGGATGGACACCGCCGGCCGCGTCTACTACGTCGGCCGCACGAAGGACATGATCCGCCGCAGCGGCGAGAACGTCTCCGCCGACGAGGTCGAGCGCGCCCTGCTGCTGCACCCCGCGGTGCGGCTGGCGGCCGTCGTCGCGGTGCCCGACGAGCTGCGCGGCGAGGAGATCAAGGCGTACGTCGTCTGCGACGGCGACCGCCCGGAGCCCGCCGAGCTCGCCGCGTTCTGCGCCGGAAAACTGGCCTACTTCAAGGTTCCCCGGTTCTGGGCGTTCGCCGAGGGGCTGCCGATGACGCCGTCGGAACGGGTCGCCAAGGGCGAGCTGCGGAAGGTGACCGACCCGCGCGCCGGGTCCTGGGACGCGAAGGCGGAAGCGTGGCTGTGA